The genomic interval GGTGGAAGTCGGTGGtgcagccggcggcgtcggggtcCTCGGCGCCGCAGCAGTCGTAGAACTTGGCGGCGTAGGGGGGGTCGCCGTGGCGGAGCTGGTAGTACCTCTTCTGGTCGTCGTGGCGGCGGCAGACGAAGAAGGAGGGGTGGAACCTGCAGGAGAGCCGCGTGTTGGACGACGGCGCGTACGTCGCCTTGCACCGCCGGCAcagcttctccttctccttcttctcttcctcgccgccgccgccgacgggctCCATCATCAATCCCGACTCGAGCAAGGGGAAGTTGGGGATGGATTCCCaattcccttcccttccctgtGATTTATGGGCCTCGTTTCCTGTGGGCTTCTTTCCTCTTTTCTGTTGGCCTGCTGCACCGCCTGTGCTATTtccatccttttttttattctttttactATATCTgttaataatttctttttaaaaataaaccatatatatttattaaaaaaacgcACCGTTTGGCCACGGCAGCGTCACCAAAAGCACTACCACACTAACAAATTATTGTGTGCCACTGTTAATCTGTTATATTGTTATGCCACTTGTTGCAAACAAGTTTTTGGatgatttctttttaaaataaatattttaaaaaggatAAAATAATGTCCGTACTTCTGCAATAATTTTTGGAACCgtacgtataatttttttttaattatggtTTGGTCTTTTTCTTTACTTGTTTGGTTTCAACCAAGAACCAACTAGTAGGTTTACTGTACGATTATGTATAGCAAAGATTCCTAAACGATTTTGTTGTCAAACAATCGGTACTACATAATTTTTATCAGAATTTCTCCCACATTATTAAGTCAACTAGAAGCTAGCTAGATTGTTGGATTGAGAAGGCCACAACTGAAACTGACAAATTCCCTACTAATTATGTGTGATCATAAACCgtatataatattaaaggACAAGCTAATCTAGCTACAGCTAGAGAATCTGTGACGAGACCTAACTAGCtatttggatatatatatatatatatgatgttaaTTCTGGATTAGCAAATACAAAACTATAGTACACTAGCTAGGTGGAGTGCATGTGTAGAGAGaggatcatgcatgcatctagcgagccagaaaaataaatcaaggGAAAATTGAATTAGTTACGTACATACGCTCACagctagctcgatcgatccatcgtcTCCCATGCACCTACCAGCTGAGCAAGATGGATCGACCACAGTACAATTGAAGATCGGATCACCTTTTATTgtctaattttaatttttggatcATCGATCGTTAAACACATCCTTTCACTCTGGACCgaataaataatttgtatttatacaGTTTAGAAGACACAAAACTCACTTGTAGTCACATCTAGTCTTCCCTCCGATCGACAAGCATATATAGACCACATAGAAATAAGGAAGTTCGAGGTGTAATGGAGCTAATGTGTTTGAAAATCTTTAATATGTATTGAAAAAGTTGTTTGAATCTTTAATATGAGCCGATTTGGAAGACTATTGTTGTCTAAAATAACAAGAATTATTGAGATGAAAGTAGTATCAAGCTAGCTAGAAAGGATAAAACTTTAGAAAGTACAGTACATAGTATATACTCCGTAGACTCATATAGATATCCAACTGGCAGGGGTGAGGCAGAGGTTAATTGGAGGAGATCCAAGGCTAATTAATCTGCaaagtttgtgtgtgtgtgagagagagagagaggcccTCATATCGCTGTCAATATGTAGAGTAGGAATAACATCAGCCTCAGACTCTCGTGGTCGTGGATAGCTTAGCTTGTTATATATGTTAGCTAGAGAGACAGACACACAAGTATTTAGTGGCAGGCAGGCACAAGCTCTGTTAGAGCGGATGAATTAAGTGTGCGCGATTGTgtatataattagttaataTGGAGAGGGAGCAGGTGTCGtccaacaagaagaagaagccgaAGCCGATGAACAAGTGCAAGAAGTCGCGGTTCCGGCGTGTGTGCGTGTTCTGCGGCAGCAGCCCCGGCAAGAAGGCCTCCtaccacctcgccgccgtccagctcGCCCACCACCTCGTATGTTATCTATATACTCGTAGCGTAGGCGCGCtgattataatttaattaatttgggaactgccggacggacggacggacgaaCGAACTGTAGGTGGAGCGCGGCATCGACCTGGtgtacggcggcggcagcgtcggTCTCATGGGcctcgtcgcccgcgccgtccacggcggcggcggccacgtccTCGGTGTCGTCCCCAAGTCGCTTCTGCCTCGCGAGCTCATCGGCGAGACGCCCGGCGAGCTCAAGGCGGTGGCCGGCATGCACCAGCGCAAGGCCGAGATGGCCCGCCACTCCGACGCCTTCATCGCCCTGCCCGGCGGCTACGGCACGCTGGAGGAGCTCCTCGAGGTCATCGCCTGGGCGCAGCTCCGCATCCACCACAAGCCCGTCGGCCTCCTCAACGTCGACGGCTACTACGACTCGCTGCTCGCCTTCATCGACAAGGCCGTCCACGAAGGCTTCGTCACGCCGGCGGCTCGCCACAtcatcgtcgccgcgcgcACCCCGTCCGAGCTGCTCTCCAAGCTGGAGGACTACGTGCCGCACGACGCCTCCATGCTGGAGCAGCACCAGCACAACTGCTCCCCCAACCCCGACATGCCACGCTAGCTACTTTACTTACCTTACTTTTTCTTCCATCTCTACCTTAATTGCTTGCTAATCACATCGCATCACATCACATATTTAGCTCTTCCCTACATATGACATATGTATATCCATCATCAATTAATTCTACTGCTATATCGtcttaattactaattaattcacaGCTGGGCCATGTATTATATAGTATTCTTCTTCATTGGATTCTTCATGTTCTGTAACGACTGTCTGCTCAAACAAGTGTATATTCGATCAATGCGTATAACAGCATCGCTATATACAGTACAACTTGAGAGAGTAGCAACGTGAATTGTTCCCTCGTATAGTCATGTGGCAAATGGTATGTCGTATTGCTGTCCTCTATTAGGGGTTGGGTTGGGTAGAGTGTtaatttagtttgttttcagCAAGGAAGAAATTAAAGAGGCAGGCGAGGCGCATATATAGTGAAGTGAAATGCAATTGACAGGTAAGAGCATGCAAGGTGAGATGATTGCAGCAAATTACTAGAAGAGGGAAGCGTCCTAGTCTTTCGTGGTCCATTATTATGCTTTGATGATTGATTGCAATCAATCGAAACAATTTACCTTACCCTTGAAGAAGGCTACAGTAactgatatattattttttttatagacttACATGTCAGTGTTTAGTGTTTATTATAGTAATAGAGGATATGAAACCACAGCCAAgtactcgatcgatcgagtaaCAAACAATAACGCACTGGCAAGTGGCATTTTCTCCTCTTCTAGGCTCTCTAGCTAATAAAGGTGAGGTGTTTTTCCAGTGAGCTTCCTCAAAAGTATACAACCCAACAAACAGTACGTCTGCAATGGTGAATGGTTATTTGACTTGTTCTTCATCAGTTGATCAGAAATGTCTGACTGCCGAGGTAAGGTAAATGTTACTACCACTATTAGATAAGAAGAATAATCTGGACTGGACATTTTTTGTACTCTACTCTTGGTATAAAAGTAGACTAGTATCTCTTTCTACCTACTAAGCTCGCGTTTTTCGCCAAAATCCAATTCAACTCtatgtgcatatatacttGATTGATGATGCAACGTGACTAGTATACTATACTACACTAGACAGACATAGGCGCCTACACGCCAAAGTGAAATCTTTAACTAATTGCCCGCTGCTTTCAGTACGTCCAAGTCAGATGATCAATTGGCAACAAGCATGCATAACGTTGATACTAATTTAATTGTTCAGAATGACCATAAGGCCCTTGATTACCTTAAACTGGAGTATTTGATTTGCTATAATTTTTGTACAAGTTGATATATAGTATTTGAGGATCATGTAATGTATCTCGAGTGTACCTGGCTCCCACGACACACACGACTTGCGTCCTCCCGCAATCATGCATCCTCAACGGACTGCTGGCATGCGTGAAAGATCGATGAACTGTGATGCGAGTAACATGGAATTACCACAGTTGATGCAATTAATCAATTTGGAGAATCTTCGGAATGCCTTGACGATAGTGTAGGAAACTAGGAAGTTGCTAGTAGTGAGGAAGCAGCCAGCTTTCCAAATCCCATGCGCGCCTGCGCCCGTCCTTTTCCTTGTCGATTTGTCGTCCTTGAAGTTGAACATCCAGAGCAGCGTAGCATAGCATGGGCCATACACAATGCACCTATGTGGCGAGTAACTCTAGCTCGCCACGTAGGCGAACTATCTAGCTAGAGGAGAGAGGATGTGGGGTCCAGTGGCTCAAGCAAGCTGAGGCTGAGTGTCTCCTCTCCAAGCCGTGCGAAGCCTCGTCAGAAATTTATTAGagtgaaaaaggaagaaaaagcaTCACGCATACAAGTAAGGATGAGGAGTAGTGCGGCATGACACAGGGAGAGAAAAGGCTGTGGAGAGAGGAGGACCCACACAAGGATGCATGCATTGTAGGAACAGTGGATTTAAACTTCTAGGACTCCTCGGTGAGGCAATTTACAgtgtgcatgccctaaagccTTCTTCAGTCGGATGTGCTGCTTCTGAGCACATATTCTCTCCGTCTCCGACACACAGGCAATTTTATACAAGGCGAAAGGGGCAATTCAGGGAGGAGGGGGGAATCGCACCGACCAACAAGATATCCCCACTGCCAACCTTCCAGGAGTCCAAACGTTCGTTCCTGAAGAATCAGGCTTGAATATGAAAACACAAATCAAATCGTAATTTGTTCAGCCCTTGCGCAAATAtacaattattaaaaaaaaaaaggtgtcaTCACAGGCTTCACTTAATGTATCTGGGTTGTTCCATAGAAAGAATGTCTAGTTTATAAATACACACAGGCGGCAATCCCGACTTCTCGTACAGGCTAACAAATCACAGTAGTCaaaaagaaactaaacagggagTGCACATGTGCTgacaaaggtaaaaaaaaacatatttcacAAAATAGTACACTAGGGATATAAGTTTCTATCCTGAATCATGTCTCCAATACAGAATGCGGCCGATCtataaactaaactaaaaatCATGATACAATGTTGTACCGTGATCATACTATATGATGGCCCAGCACACGCAGCAATGTTAGCAGAATACAAGAGCACAAGAGCTGCTGTCATCACATTAACCTGACAACTCACATACTGCAAAACAATGGCAGTCCAAAACAGCTCTTGTGACAAAATTGAGTTGGCCTTTCCTATTAACTAGCAGAAATCTCGCAATCAGCACCAAGTGGAGGTAACCAAACATAACATTACAGCAGGCACCTTCTTTCACCACCCTGGATGAGAACTCTGGGCAATGGGATGTTGAGGGCTCCAGAGGTTTGGAGGCCAAAGCAAGAAATGGAACTGGATTAGCAAGGCAGAATCACGTAATTATGAATCTACCATCTCATCTTGTAACTCGCTTGGGGCAATGAGCCCTGGAATAGCAAGCATTCGTTGACGCTCCCTTTCCCTTTGTGCAGCAGCCTCTTCAGCGTATAGATCCTTATTATCCTAAGCAAACGAACATGAAACAACTCATCAGAAGAGTTCAAGAGAACTATCAAATGATAACTtgaaaactaataaaatatgGGCAAGTATGTATTGTAAGGCCCTAAAAGTAAGGGTGTGCTTGACAAGCAGTTCCGTATCTCTGATTTTCTAAAGTACCATACCGTACCAGGTGGACAGAAAAGATCCAGTCTCTAGTAATTTAGCACTGTTGGTTTCCGATAAGCTATGTTCTTTACTATTTTGGTATAATGGAAGTACTGATTTCTATAATCCTTTGAGCTGTGAAAAACAGGGTCATGCCAGTGTTGAAAGGTAGGGGCAAATTACCTGAGCCGAGAACTCCTTTGATTGCACCAGGAAGTCCCTTATATGGTTTTTGAAGCTTGGAAGGTCATGTTTTGAGCTAAGAAGCCCATCGACAAACTTGGTAACCTATGTGGGAAATTTTATTAGGTCTATGATGGCCACAGGAGTGCAGGATAACTTCAAAATAAGATCATACCTCAGCAGGTGTCATATTAGGAAATGATGAACCTAAAAGTTTTATTGTGTAATCTCGGACAAACATAGCGTTGTCAGTATATTGGTACTGTACTGAGGATGCATCCCAGAGAGGCTCCGTCAGACCATCAACCTACGAATTACGaaaattaataatcatgtGTATCATACAAGAATAGAGtacagataaaaataaatatggacgTACCACACAAAACAAGTGCTGAAGCACCAAAACATGAAGCTTAAAACCAGGTTTGTGGAATGTATCTGTCAGAACTGCAAAGATCTCTTGTTCAATATTCAAAAAGTAGGTTTTGTAGAACTGATTTTGAAATCCTGCGGCCTGCAAGTGAATCATGTAAAAAGAATAAGCTTCCAGATTATTATGCAATAGCTAAATTGTGGATTATATTTTCTACCTGAAAGTTCTTTAATATTTCCAGCAATAGACTGAGACCAGTCTCTGCAATGTTTCTCTCTGTATGTCTAAATGCCCAGTTGATTGAGTCAATCACAAGTTTCAATTGCTGGATCAGATACAGTCCAATAATCAGATGAAACAGAAGAATAGAATATATTAAGATAATATGTTGATGTCTCTCAATTCAATAATTTACATCGAGGAAGAATGATGTTTAAATAGTTAGACTAACCTGACTTGAAAGCTGAATTAATGCTTGGAAGCAATGGGTACCAATAGCACGAAGTAAAGAGAAAAATTTGAGGCGGTGCTCCGG from Oryza brachyantha chromosome 3, ObraRS2, whole genome shotgun sequence carries:
- the LOC102723037 gene encoding uncharacterized protein LOC102723037 — protein: MMEPVGGGGEEEKKEKEKLCRRCKATYAPSSNTRLSCRFHPSFFVCRRHDDQKRYYQLRHGDPPYAAKFYDCCGAEDPDAAGCTTDFHLSYDDPDA
- the LOC102714447 gene encoding probable cytokinin riboside 5'-monophosphate phosphoribohydrolase LOGL5; the protein is MEREQVSSNKKKKPKPMNKCKKSRFRRVCVFCGSSPGKKASYHLAAVQLAHHLVERGIDLVYGGGSVGLMGLVARAVHGGGGHVLGVVPKSLLPRELIGETPGELKAVAGMHQRKAEMARHSDAFIALPGGYGTLEELLEVIAWAQLRIHHKPVGLLNVDGYYDSLLAFIDKAVHEGFVTPAARHIIVAARTPSELLSKLEDYVPHDASMLEQHQHNCSPNPDMPR